The proteins below come from a single Pseudomonas chlororaphis genomic window:
- a CDS encoding ABC transporter substrate-binding protein, with product MSTPLTHDQLLHAYQVMRTIRAFEERLHVEFATGEIPGFVHLYAGEEASAAGVMAHLGDDDCIASNHRGHGHCIAKGVDVYGMMAEIYGKKTGVCQGKGGSMHIADIEKGMLGANGIVGAGAPLVVGAALAARLKGTDSVAVVFFGDGGSNEGAVFEAMNMASVWNLPCLFIAENNGYAEATASNWSVACDHIADRAAGFGMPGVTVDGFDFFAVHEAAGAAVERARAGEGPSLIEVKLTRYYGHFEGDAQTYRAPDEVKHFREHQDCLMQFRERTTRAGLLTVEQLDLIDKEVDLLIENAVYKAKSDPKPTAADLLTDVYVSYP from the coding sequence ATGTCGACACCGCTCACCCACGATCAACTGCTGCATGCCTACCAGGTGATGCGCACCATCCGTGCGTTCGAAGAGCGCCTGCACGTGGAATTCGCCACCGGCGAGATCCCCGGCTTCGTCCACCTCTATGCCGGCGAAGAGGCGTCGGCCGCCGGGGTCATGGCGCATCTGGGCGATGACGACTGCATCGCCTCCAACCACCGCGGCCACGGCCATTGCATTGCCAAGGGCGTGGACGTCTACGGGATGATGGCCGAGATCTACGGCAAGAAAACCGGGGTCTGCCAGGGCAAGGGCGGCTCGATGCACATTGCCGATATCGAGAAGGGCATGCTCGGCGCCAACGGCATCGTCGGGGCGGGCGCGCCGCTGGTGGTCGGCGCCGCGCTGGCGGCTCGGCTCAAGGGCACCGACAGTGTCGCCGTGGTGTTCTTTGGCGATGGCGGCTCCAACGAAGGCGCGGTGTTCGAAGCCATGAACATGGCGTCGGTGTGGAACCTGCCGTGCCTGTTCATCGCCGAGAACAATGGCTACGCCGAAGCGACCGCCTCCAATTGGTCGGTGGCCTGCGATCACATCGCCGACCGCGCCGCCGGCTTCGGCATGCCCGGGGTCACGGTGGACGGTTTTGATTTCTTCGCCGTCCATGAAGCCGCCGGCGCCGCGGTCGAGCGTGCCCGGGCGGGCGAGGGGCCCTCGCTGATCGAGGTCAAGCTGACGCGCTACTACGGCCACTTCGAGGGCGACGCCCAGACTTACCGGGCGCCTGATGAGGTCAAGCATTTCCGCGAGCACCAGGACTGCCTGATGCAGTTCCGTGAACGCACGACCCGGGCCGGGTTGCTGACGGTCGAGCAACTGGACCTGATCGACAAGGAGGTGGACCTGTTGATCGAGAACGCGGTGTACAAGGCCAAGTCCGATCCCAAGCCCACCGCGGCGGACCTGCTGACCGACGTCTACGTCTCCTACCCCTGA
- a CDS encoding pyruvate dehydrogenase translates to MARKISYQQAINEALAQEMRRDASVFIMGEDVAGGAGAPGENDAWGGVLGVTKGLYDQFPGRVLDTPLSEIGYVGAAVGAATCGVRPVCELMFVDFAGCCLDQILNQAAKFRYMFGGKAATPLVIRTMVGAGLRAAAQHSQMLTSLWTHIPGLKVVCPSSPYDAKGLLIQAIRDNDPVIFCEHKLLYSLQGEVPEELYTIPFGEANFLRDGKDVTLVSYGRMVNTAMDAARSLAGRGIDCEVIDLRTTSPMDEDSILESVEKTGRLVVIDEANPRCSMATDISALVAQKAFGALKAPIEMVTAPHTPVPFSDALEDLYIPDAAKIEQAVLNVIEWSKR, encoded by the coding sequence ATGGCGAGAAAAATCAGTTATCAGCAGGCAATCAACGAAGCCCTGGCCCAGGAAATGCGCCGCGACGCCAGCGTCTTCATCATGGGCGAAGACGTCGCCGGCGGTGCCGGTGCGCCCGGTGAAAACGACGCCTGGGGCGGTGTGCTCGGCGTCACCAAGGGCCTCTACGACCAGTTTCCCGGGCGTGTGCTCGACACCCCACTGTCGGAAATCGGTTACGTCGGCGCGGCGGTCGGCGCGGCCACCTGCGGCGTGCGTCCGGTGTGCGAACTGATGTTCGTCGACTTTGCCGGCTGCTGCCTGGACCAGATCCTCAACCAGGCGGCGAAGTTTCGCTACATGTTCGGCGGCAAGGCCGCCACGCCGTTGGTGATCCGCACCATGGTCGGCGCCGGCCTGCGCGCCGCCGCCCAGCATTCGCAGATGCTCACTTCCCTGTGGACCCACATCCCAGGGCTCAAGGTGGTGTGCCCGTCCTCGCCCTATGACGCCAAGGGCCTGCTGATCCAGGCGATCCGCGACAACGACCCGGTGATCTTCTGCGAGCACAAATTGCTCTACAGCCTGCAGGGCGAAGTCCCCGAAGAGCTCTACACCATCCCGTTTGGCGAGGCGAATTTCCTGCGCGACGGCAAGGACGTGACCCTGGTGTCCTACGGACGCATGGTCAATACCGCCATGGACGCGGCGCGCAGCCTGGCCGGGCGCGGTATCGACTGCGAAGTCATCGACCTGCGCACCACCAGCCCGATGGACGAGGACAGCATCCTGGAGAGCGTCGAGAAGACCGGCCGCCTGGTGGTCATCGACGAGGCCAACCCGCGCTGTTCCATGGCCACGGACATCTCGGCGCTGGTGGCCCAGAAAGCCTTCGGTGCCCTCAAGGCTCCGATCGAAATGGTCACCGCGCCCCACACGCCGGTGCCGTTCTCCGATGCCCTGGAAGACCTGTACATCCCTGACGCGGCGAAGATCGAGCAAGCCGTGCTCAACGTGATCGAGTGGAGCAAGCGCTGA
- a CDS encoding acetoin dehydrogenase, with product MSQIHTLTMPKWGLSMTEGRVDAWLKEEGQAITKGDEVLDVETDKISSSVEAPFSGILRRQVARQDETLAVGALLGIVVEGEASEAEIDAVIEQFQSSFVPGDAAAEDTGPKPQKVELDGQVIRYFERGEGGTPLVLVHGFGGDLNNWLFNHEALAAGRRVIALDLPGHGESAKALQRGDLDELSGVVLALLDHLDISVAHLVGHSMGGAVSLNAARLSPLRVRSLTLIGSAGLGTQINGGYLQGFVEAANRNALKPQLVQLFSNAELVNRQMLDDMLKYKRLEGVDAALKQLAATLFTDGRQQTDLREVVQAGHVPTLVIWGSDDAIIPAAHSEGLAARVEVLSGQGHMVQMEAAEQVNRLILEFIQQH from the coding sequence ATGAGCCAGATTCATACCCTGACCATGCCCAAGTGGGGCCTGTCGATGACCGAAGGCCGGGTCGATGCCTGGCTCAAGGAGGAGGGCCAGGCCATCACTAAGGGCGATGAGGTGCTGGACGTGGAGACTGACAAGATCTCCAGCAGCGTCGAGGCGCCGTTTTCCGGCATCTTGCGTCGGCAGGTCGCGCGCCAGGACGAGACCCTGGCGGTCGGCGCCTTGCTCGGCATCGTGGTGGAGGGCGAAGCCAGCGAGGCCGAGATCGACGCCGTCATCGAGCAGTTCCAGTCCAGTTTCGTGCCGGGCGATGCCGCCGCTGAGGACACCGGGCCGAAACCGCAGAAAGTCGAGCTGGACGGCCAGGTGATCCGCTACTTCGAACGTGGTGAAGGGGGCACGCCGTTGGTGCTGGTGCACGGCTTTGGCGGCGACCTGAACAACTGGCTGTTCAACCATGAAGCCTTGGCGGCGGGCCGTCGGGTGATTGCCCTGGACCTGCCGGGCCATGGCGAATCCGCCAAGGCCCTGCAACGTGGCGACCTGGATGAACTGAGCGGCGTGGTGCTGGCCTTGCTCGATCATCTGGACATCAGCGTCGCGCACCTGGTGGGGCATTCCATGGGTGGAGCGGTGTCGCTGAACGCCGCGCGCCTGTCACCCCTGCGAGTGCGCTCCCTGACCTTGATCGGCAGCGCCGGCCTGGGCACGCAGATCAACGGCGGTTACTTGCAAGGCTTCGTCGAAGCCGCCAACCGCAACGCCCTCAAGCCGCAACTGGTGCAGTTGTTTTCCAATGCCGAGCTGGTCAACCGGCAGATGCTCGACGACATGCTCAAGTACAAGCGCCTGGAGGGGGTGGACGCAGCCCTCAAGCAACTGGCGGCGACGCTGTTCACCGACGGCCGGCAACAGACCGACCTGCGGGAGGTGGTGCAGGCCGGCCACGTACCGACGCTGGTGATCTGGGGCAGCGACGACGCGATCATCCCGGCGGCCCATAGCGAGGGGCTGGCGGCACGGGTCGAGGTGCTGTCCGGCCAGGGCCATATGGTCCAGATGGAGGCGGCCGAGCAGGTCAATCGGCTGATCCTCGAGTTCATCCAGCAGCACTGA
- a CDS encoding butanediol dehydrogenase: MNVSITPTRSMRAAVWHGRNDIRVEDVPLPVAPPAGWVQIRVHWCGICGSDLHEYVAGPVFIPVDAPHPLTGIKGQCILGHEFCGEIVELGAGVEGFSVGEPVAADACQHCGTCYYCTHGLYNICENLAFTGLMNNGAFAELVNVPANLLYKLPAHFPAEAGALIEPLAVGMHAVKKAGSLLGQNVVVVGAGTIGLCTIMCAKAAGAAQVIALEMSGARKAKALEVGASHVIDPNDCDALAEVRRLTGGLGADVSFECIGNKHTAKLAIDLIRKAGKCVLVGIFEEPSQFNFFELVATEKQVLGALAYNGEFADVIAFIADGRLDISPLVTGRIQLEQIVGQGFEELVNNKEHNVKIIVSPARI, translated from the coding sequence ATGAACGTTTCAATCACGCCTACCCGCAGCATGCGCGCCGCCGTCTGGCATGGCCGCAACGATATTCGCGTCGAAGACGTGCCACTGCCGGTGGCGCCGCCTGCCGGTTGGGTACAGATCCGCGTGCACTGGTGCGGCATCTGTGGTTCCGACTTGCATGAATACGTGGCCGGGCCGGTGTTCATTCCGGTGGACGCGCCGCACCCGCTGACCGGGATCAAAGGGCAGTGCATCCTCGGCCATGAGTTCTGCGGTGAGATCGTCGAGCTGGGCGCCGGGGTGGAAGGTTTCAGCGTCGGCGAGCCGGTGGCGGCGGATGCCTGCCAGCATTGCGGCACTTGCTACTACTGTACCCACGGGCTCTACAACATCTGCGAGAACCTGGCCTTCACCGGCTTGATGAACAACGGCGCCTTTGCGGAACTGGTCAACGTGCCGGCCAACCTCTTGTACAAATTGCCCGCCCACTTTCCGGCCGAGGCCGGTGCCTTGATCGAGCCGTTGGCGGTGGGCATGCACGCGGTCAAGAAGGCCGGCAGTCTGTTGGGCCAGAACGTGGTGGTGGTCGGCGCCGGCACCATCGGCCTGTGCACCATCATGTGCGCCAAGGCGGCCGGCGCGGCCCAGGTGATCGCCCTGGAAATGTCCGGCGCGCGCAAGGCCAAGGCCCTGGAAGTCGGCGCCAGCCATGTGATCGACCCGAACGACTGCGATGCCCTGGCCGAAGTGCGTCGTCTGACGGGTGGCCTGGGCGCGGATGTGAGCTTTGAGTGCATCGGCAACAAACACACCGCCAAACTGGCTATCGACCTGATCCGCAAGGCCGGCAAATGCGTGCTGGTGGGGATTTTCGAAGAGCCGAGCCAGTTCAACTTCTTCGAATTGGTTGCCACCGAGAAGCAGGTGCTGGGCGCGCTGGCCTACAACGGCGAATTCGCCGACGTGATCGCCTTCATCGCCGATGGCCGCCTGGACATTTCGCCGTTGGTGACCGGGCGCATTCAACTGGAGCAGATTGTCGGGCAAGGGTTCGAGGAATTGGTCAACAACAAGGAACACAACGTCAAAATCATCGTGTCGCCCGCACGGATCTGA
- a CDS encoding dihydrodipicolinate synthase yields MSKRINWSGVFPAVTTQFNDDFSINLEKTHQVISNVIRDGVSGLVVCGSVGENTSLSAEEKIAVTEVAVDASRGRVPVICGVAEFTSVQAAKVANAVRKVGVDGVMLMPALVYGSKPFETAEHFRYVARQADVPLMVYNNPPIYKNDVTPDILISLADCDNVVCFKDSSGDTRRFIDVRNEVGDRFVLFAGLDDVVLESLAVGAEGWVSGMSNVFPKEGETIFRLARAGRFAEAMPIYEWLMPILHLDARADLVQCIKLCEAIAGRGSALTRPPRLALPEEDRVYVEQIMAKALANRPVLPDVGL; encoded by the coding sequence ATGAGCAAACGCATCAACTGGAGCGGCGTATTTCCCGCCGTCACCACCCAATTCAACGATGACTTTTCCATCAACCTGGAAAAAACCCACCAGGTGATTTCCAACGTTATCCGTGACGGCGTCTCGGGCCTGGTGGTCTGTGGTTCGGTGGGGGAAAACACCTCGTTGAGCGCCGAGGAAAAGATCGCCGTGACCGAAGTCGCGGTGGACGCCTCCCGTGGCCGGGTCCCGGTGATCTGCGGGGTGGCCGAGTTCACCAGCGTGCAGGCGGCCAAGGTCGCCAACGCGGTGCGCAAGGTCGGTGTCGATGGCGTGATGCTGATGCCGGCGCTGGTCTACGGCTCCAAGCCGTTCGAGACCGCCGAGCATTTTCGCTACGTGGCGCGCCAGGCCGACGTGCCGCTGATGGTCTACAACAACCCGCCGATCTACAAGAACGACGTGACCCCGGACATCCTGATTTCCCTGGCCGACTGCGACAACGTGGTGTGTTTCAAGGATTCGTCCGGCGACACCCGGCGCTTCATCGACGTGCGCAATGAAGTGGGCGACCGCTTCGTGCTGTTCGCCGGGCTGGACGACGTCGTGCTGGAAAGCCTCGCGGTGGGCGCCGAAGGCTGGGTCTCGGGGATGTCCAACGTGTTCCCGAAGGAAGGCGAAACCATTTTCCGCCTGGCCCGCGCCGGGCGTTTCGCCGAGGCGATGCCGATCTACGAATGGCTGATGCCGATCCTGCACCTGGACGCCCGCGCCGACCTGGTGCAATGCATCAAGCTCTGCGAAGCCATCGCCGGCCGCGGCAGCGCCCTCACCCGCCCTCCCCGCCTGGCCTTGCCTGAGGAAGACCGGGTGTATGTGGAGCAGATCATGGCCAAGGCCCTGGCCAACCGGCCGGTGCTGCCGGATGTCGGCCTCTGA
- the glnQ gene encoding glutamine ABC transporter ATP-binding protein (similar to ATP-binding component of ABC transporters), with amino-acid sequence MIEIENVHKSFGDLEVVKGVSLTVDKGEVVSIIGGSGSGKSTLLMCINGLEPIQKGSIRVDGVEVHDRATDLNHLRQKIGIVFQQWNAFPHLTVLENVMLAPRKVLGKSRQDAEALAVKQLEHVGLGDKLKAFPSKLSGGQQQRMAIARALAMSPHYMLFDEATSALDPQLVGEVLDTMRLLAEDGMTMVLVTHEIRFARDVSDRVAFFCNGRVHEIGPPDQVIGNPMQPETAAFLRSVK; translated from the coding sequence ATGATTGAGATTGAAAACGTGCACAAATCCTTTGGCGACCTGGAAGTGGTCAAGGGCGTGAGCCTCACCGTGGACAAGGGTGAAGTGGTGTCGATCATCGGCGGCTCGGGTTCCGGCAAGTCGACGCTGCTGATGTGCATCAACGGCCTGGAGCCGATCCAGAAGGGCAGCATCCGCGTGGACGGGGTGGAGGTCCATGACCGCGCCACCGACCTCAATCACTTGCGACAGAAGATCGGCATCGTCTTCCAGCAATGGAACGCCTTCCCCCACCTGACCGTGTTGGAGAACGTGATGCTGGCCCCGCGCAAGGTCCTGGGCAAGAGCAGGCAGGACGCCGAAGCCCTGGCGGTGAAACAGCTGGAGCACGTGGGCCTGGGGGACAAGCTCAAGGCGTTCCCGAGCAAACTGTCCGGCGGTCAGCAACAGCGCATGGCCATCGCCCGGGCCCTGGCAATGTCACCGCACTACATGCTCTTCGACGAAGCCACCTCGGCTCTCGACCCGCAACTGGTGGGCGAAGTGCTGGACACCATGCGCCTGCTCGCCGAGGACGGCATGACCATGGTGCTGGTGACCCACGAGATCCGCTTCGCCCGGGACGTGTCCGACCGCGTGGCGTTCTTCTGCAACGGCCGGGTCCACGAGATCGGGCCGCCGGACCAGGTGATCGGCAACCCAATGCAGCCGGAGACGGCGGCGTTTCTCCGGTCGGTGAAGTAG
- a CDS encoding amino acid ABC transporter: MFATSLTVNDLLFLLDGAWVTLQLTAWSILLGTFAGLLFGLLRALLPRASLPLAWVLDVFRSVPLLIQFVLFNSLKSIVGLDLSAFAVGCMVLGVYAAAYFTEIVRGGVLAVPLSTRRASRSLGLSYLQDLRFIVLPIATRVAFPGWLNLVLGVMKDTALVMWIGIVELLRASQTIVTRIQEPLLVLCIAGLIYYVMSLVVARLGARLERRWQEND; the protein is encoded by the coding sequence ATGTTTGCCACCAGCCTCACCGTCAACGACCTGCTGTTCCTGCTCGACGGCGCCTGGGTCACGCTGCAGTTGACCGCGTGGTCGATCCTGCTGGGCACCTTCGCCGGTTTGCTGTTCGGCTTGCTGCGAGCGCTGCTGCCCCGTGCCAGCCTACCGCTGGCCTGGGTGCTGGACGTGTTTCGCAGTGTGCCGTTGCTGATCCAGTTCGTGCTGTTCAACTCGCTCAAGAGCATCGTCGGCCTGGACCTCAGCGCCTTTGCGGTCGGCTGCATGGTGCTGGGGGTCTACGCCGCGGCCTATTTCACCGAGATCGTGCGCGGCGGCGTGCTGGCGGTGCCCCTGAGCACGCGGCGGGCCAGCCGTTCTCTTGGCCTGAGCTACCTGCAGGACCTGCGCTTCATCGTCCTGCCGATTGCCACGCGCGTGGCGTTTCCCGGCTGGCTGAACCTGGTGCTGGGGGTGATGAAAGACACCGCCCTGGTGATGTGGATCGGCATCGTCGAACTGCTGCGCGCCTCGCAAACCATCGTCACACGCATTCAAGAACCCCTGTTGGTGCTGTGCATCGCGGGCCTCATTTACTACGTCATGAGCCTGGTGGTCGCCCGCCTCGGCGCACGCCTGGAAAGAAGGTGGCAGGAAAATGATTGA
- a CDS encoding ABC transporter permease, which produces MFDYSFQWRPALRALPDMLAGAWVTFETAALSMIFGVLIALVLTVMRQARHPLLRGVGNGWVSIARNTPSLFQIYILYFGLGSLGLHVSSWLALLAGITFNNAGYLAENFRGGLKAVPGTQMRAARSLGMSAFQAYRMIIVPQLLRIVFYPLTNQMVWAVLMTSLGVVVGLNNDLTGVTQEYNVKTFRTFEYFALAAVLYYLIAKLIVGLARLLSWRLFRY; this is translated from the coding sequence ATGTTTGACTACAGCTTCCAGTGGCGCCCGGCCTTGCGGGCCCTGCCCGACATGCTCGCCGGGGCCTGGGTGACGTTCGAGACCGCGGCGTTGTCGATGATCTTCGGGGTGTTGATCGCCCTGGTCCTGACCGTGATGCGCCAGGCACGTCATCCGCTGCTGCGGGGCGTGGGCAACGGTTGGGTGTCCATCGCCCGCAACACGCCCTCGCTGTTCCAGATCTACATTCTGTACTTCGGCCTCGGCTCCCTCGGGCTGCACGTCAGTTCGTGGCTGGCCTTGCTGGCCGGGATCACCTTCAACAATGCCGGCTACCTGGCGGAAAACTTCCGCGGTGGCCTCAAGGCCGTACCCGGCACGCAGATGCGCGCGGCTCGTTCCCTGGGGATGAGCGCCTTCCAGGCCTACCGGATGATCATCGTTCCGCAATTGCTGCGCATCGTGTTCTACCCGCTGACCAACCAGATGGTCTGGGCAGTGCTGATGACCTCCCTTGGCGTGGTGGTCGGGCTGAACAACGACCTGACCGGCGTCACCCAGGAATACAACGTCAAGACGTTCCGCACCTTCGAATACTTCGCCCTCGCGGCCGTGCTGTATTACCTGATCGCCAAGCTGATCGTCGGCCTCGCAAGGCTGCTGTCCTGGCGCCTGTTCCGTTATTGA
- a CDS encoding amino acid ABC transporter substrate-binding protein gives MKNPALAVALSVVLTPLFIAPAQADKLDDIIGSGKLRCAVTLDFPPMGFRDESNKPAGFDVDYCQDLAKVLGVDAEVVETPFPDRIPALISGRADVIVASTSDTLERAKTVGLTVPYFAFQMVVLTRDNTGINTFADLKGKAVGNTSGTYEAIALEKDQKNWGSGSFRAYQSQNDTLLAVAQGHIDATVVTNTVAAATLKSGKYKNLKIAGDAPYVIDYVSLGAKRSEYGLLNYLNLFVNQQVRTGRYKELFVKWVGTDIPPANLTVPQVYY, from the coding sequence ATGAAGAACCCTGCACTGGCCGTAGCCCTCAGCGTTGTCCTCACTCCCCTGTTCATCGCCCCGGCCCAGGCCGACAAACTCGACGACATCATCGGTTCCGGCAAACTGCGTTGCGCAGTGACCCTGGACTTCCCACCCATGGGTTTTCGCGACGAGAGCAACAAACCGGCAGGCTTCGACGTGGACTATTGCCAAGATTTGGCGAAAGTCCTGGGGGTAGACGCCGAAGTGGTGGAGACGCCGTTCCCGGACCGGATCCCGGCGCTCATTTCCGGGCGCGCCGACGTCATCGTCGCGTCCACCTCCGACACCCTGGAGCGGGCCAAGACCGTCGGCCTGACGGTGCCCTACTTCGCCTTCCAGATGGTGGTGCTGACCCGCGACAACACCGGCATCAACACCTTCGCCGACCTCAAGGGCAAGGCCGTCGGCAACACCAGCGGCACCTACGAAGCCATCGCCCTGGAAAAAGACCAGAAGAACTGGGGCAGCGGCAGCTTCCGCGCCTACCAGTCGCAGAACGACACGTTGCTGGCCGTCGCCCAAGGCCACATCGATGCAACGGTCGTGACCAACACCGTGGCGGCCGCGACCCTCAAGTCGGGTAAATACAAGAACCTGAAGATCGCCGGCGACGCGCCCTATGTCATCGACTACGTGTCCCTCGGCGCCAAGCGCAGCGAGTACGGCCTGCTCAACTACCTCAACCTGTTCGTCAACCAGCAGGTACGCACCGGTCGCTACAAGGAACTGTTCGTCAAATGGGTCGGCACCGATATCCCGCCGGCCAACCTGACCGTTCCCCAGGTCTACTACTGA
- a CDS encoding AraC family transcriptional regulator, with protein sequence MYPSLNSFTPCELETLLGSLHPIAPLLDTLADVVFFIKDREARYAFVNQTLARRCGFKRSADLLGLTAEQVFPERFGPLYTEQDRKVLASGRELADQLELHLYYGNQPVWCLTHKLALRDPNGRIVGLAGISRDLQLPQSSHPAFQKLVAVDAHIKRHFAHPISLAELTAIAGLSVAQLERHCKRIFQLTPRQMIHKARLEEASRLLREQDVPITEIALRCGYTDHSAFSRQFRALTSLSPSQFRENHR encoded by the coding sequence ATGTACCCCTCGCTCAACAGCTTCACCCCCTGCGAGCTGGAAACCCTGCTGGGTAGCCTGCACCCCATCGCGCCGCTGCTGGACACCCTCGCCGACGTGGTGTTCTTCATCAAGGACCGCGAGGCCCGCTACGCCTTCGTCAACCAGACACTGGCCCGGCGCTGCGGCTTCAAACGCAGCGCCGACCTGCTCGGGCTCACCGCCGAACAGGTGTTCCCCGAGCGTTTCGGCCCGCTGTACACCGAGCAGGACCGCAAGGTCCTGGCCAGCGGGCGCGAACTGGCCGACCAACTGGAATTGCACCTGTACTACGGCAACCAGCCGGTGTGGTGCCTGACCCACAAACTGGCCTTGCGTGACCCGAACGGCAGGATCGTCGGCCTCGCCGGCATTTCCCGCGACCTGCAACTGCCGCAATCCAGCCATCCGGCCTTTCAGAAACTGGTGGCGGTGGATGCCCACATCAAGCGTCATTTCGCCCACCCCATCAGCCTGGCCGAACTGACGGCCATCGCCGGGTTGTCGGTGGCCCAGCTGGAGCGTCACTGCAAGCGCATCTTCCAACTCACGCCCCGGCAGATGATCCACAAGGCGCGCCTGGAAGAAGCGTCGCGGCTGTTACGTGAGCAGGACGTGCCGATCACTGAGATCGCCCTGCGTTGCGGTTACACCGATCACAGCGCCTTCAGCCGTCAGTTTCGCGCCCTGACCAGCCTGTCGCCGAGTCAGTTCCGGGAAAACCATCGCTGA